A window of the Fusarium fujikuroi IMI 58289 draft genome, chromosome FFUJ_chr09 genome harbors these coding sequences:
- a CDS encoding related to nitrogen metabolic regulation protein nmr encodes MVRQVTVIGATGIQGGSVIRALMKDNAFSLTAVTRNSQSEAAKKLASQGVRVVEANLDDVATLEAAFSGTSVIFAATNFFEPFMIYDTEQAIEIETRQGFNIAKAAAAIPTLEHFIWSTLPNTHRISGGKFAVPHYVSKNRVNDFIKSDPALLRKTTFLWVAVYASNMNYPFYRPFPIATAGEKKFIQLQPTPASVQFPLVGDAMLNVGLFTRAIMDKSEKTLGGKFVYAMTDIMTAGDMLATWAAVHGVEAEYVQVDKETYYSLWPKWGKAMDRMHEYLEWAKEKSFSDEEVILTKEDLEITGLKDTRAAFAEME; translated from the coding sequence ATGGTTAGACAAGTCACAGTTATCGGTGCCACAGGTATTCAGGGCGGGTCTGTCATTAGAGCCCTAATGAAAGACAATGCATTCTCCCTTACGGCTGTCACTCGCAACAGTCAAAgtgaagcagccaagaaactcGCGTCACAGGGTGTTCGAGTTGTTGAGGCCAatctcgatgatgttgctaCACTTGAGGCAGCTTTTTCTGGAACATCAGTTATTTTCGCCGCGACTAATTTCTTTGAGCCGTTCATGATATACGACACAGAACAGGCCATCGAGATTGAAACGAGACAAGGATTCAACATTGCCAAAGCCGCAGCTGCGATACCGACACTAGAGCACTTTATCTGGTCGACTCTACCCAACACACACCGGATTAGTGGCGGCAAGTTCGCAGTGCCTCACTATGTAAGCAAGAACAGGGTCAATGACTTTATCAAGTCGGACCCAGCGCTGCTACGAAAGACAACATTTCTCTGGGTCGCTGTCTATGCTTCCAATATGAATTACCCGTTCTATCGTCCCTTTCCTATTGCGACAGCTGGCGAGAAGAAGTTCATCCAGCTCCAACCAACTCCAGCATCGGTGCAATTCCCACTTGTGGGTGATGCAATGCTGAATGTGGGCCTCTTCACGCGAGCAATCATGGACAAATCCGAAAAGACGCTTGGCGGTAAATTTGTTTATGCGATGACCGACATCATGACCGCCGGAGACATGCTTGCCACGTGGGCAGCAGTGCATGGTGTCGAGGCGGAATATGTGCAGGTGGACAAGGAAACCTACTACAGCTTGTGGCCTAAATGGGGCAAAGCAATGGACAGGATGCATGAATACCTCGAGTGGGCTAAGGAGAAGAGTTTCTCGGATGAAGAAGTGATACTGACCAAGGAAGACCTGGAAATCACTGGGTTAAAAGATACGCGGGCTGCTTTTGCCGAGATGGAATAG
- a CDS encoding related to ankyrin: MSHSLSQDSMLLAIFIRADYVCKSVASKRASITPTTTLDPRQQPKPQLDPEYSSRIEMAEALGIASGAAGLLSLAIEVTKLSYTYIASVRGAPKSLTSYIAELTTLTSVLLQLEDLIQAKGFNSQNIQALSKALHDCQREIEHLRAKLEKKLSYGRIKAKVAALAWPLSESELLDKVNMLHRYNSIFSSALQADNLTVAVATNKELRDIRQSTEVKEIIAWYKSDAAIEASTSHLDDYCPSTWQTFLSGSFYQSWRSGSTPVVWGYGQPGAGKTVLAQLEDTNSIHNSALVLRHVKSENFLGATIASQFFSSSRPKETVSNFLRSLIAKALRGCPVIPQEASALYEKGSQNLMMTDLTNVLGAIAKSVTTCIILDALDECPFLPKLFNILSTLQDLGVRIFAAARDLPKIRKHFEKRPRVEISATRHDLDFYVNYRLEHGEVDVESIGPELKSAIVTAIVKRAAGSFLLARLIMDHISSLLTIKEIRKALISLPANYDEAYLSTFDRIVKQTPSLRGLALKSLNFISYVKEPLRMVELQHALIAEEGMAEVDPEDLQPAKAIISSCLGLLVVSGPEKIVQLVHSTAQSFLQSRPEGMDKRPHLTIVRSCISYMSTNEMRQGCIEILLRSGASPDLPDLAGWTPTFWAAFKGQTDIIEMLWRYDKAPFRCDNKGLTPLHWAVSAGQSEIVKRLLNLKTRFKRYERSPVLSLPSLDELTVERARAMTTRANESPFKLYSDGTDIEMFSSIFSALKQSFREREDKPPERNEGYYTFDPFLYGPFGQSLKADHGRRARPDRDYQWGKPDVGFLEFVDKLLIHAVRSQDLPIIKLAFDLKLVKASGIDSLALLHEAAATGWVEGMAALIGLGADVNNAERSYKQTPLHRACQNQREEAVKLLLGIDKIDINAQARNGGASISIQDAEGNWLMHYALRTCNGTTVQMLCTTGLSIESPNKKGQLPLHWMAQWKYFDFRKDVTPDQVQAVREKRTDCMKLVFQLSSPSFLDSMCDWEDGATACRQTPLSLALKSHNWDLVAELLKHIKQPANMSSLLDPYHNSLHELCRVSERLPSVSTPGSRDRTMVYYELQPLPFDDWTRTLQLLLDAGVNINTVDWKGNTPLQLCVQRAASIPVIDTMLKLGASLYEAGKDGLDCFQLALLYSDEVGSWDIMGCLRTYANTHPDPIHYFCQGGFLIAADTPIDNEETRYLQVLRQTGAINCETRSGRTLIYEAASRGNTRLVQRLLEHDAYPHYTDDFGSSALHAAAKQQAPTTVAVLLQAGADVHHASVDECGSTLTGTPLHVCLEACNGAKIKSEAVETVRILLSYGADPNYAVVRDDHTETCLSLCLKALCRSIYYPKLDAIQSEGSDDPVLEVLKLLVDAGARVAESADDIIVGTVAKMEGHESLWETMRSQLMPHRLSSLGAE, translated from the exons ATGTCCCATTCGCTATCACAAGACTCGATGTTGCTAGCTATTTTTATCAGGGCTGATTACGTTTGTAAGTCTGTGGCCAGTAAGAGAGCTTCAATTACGCCAACTACAACCTTAGACCCGCGCCA GCAGCCAAAACCTCAACTTGATCCTGAGTATAGCAGCAGAATTGAAATGGCCGAAGCACTTGGCATCGCGTCCGGCGCCGCGGGCCTCCTGAGTCTAGCGATAGAAGTCACCAAGCTCAGCTACACCTACATCGCCAGCGTTCGGGGTGCGCCTAAATCGTTAACCTCGTACATTGCGGAGCTTACAACGCTCACCTCTGTTCTGCTACAGCTCGAAGACCTCATTCAGGCTAAGGGGTTCAACAGCCAGAATATTCAGGCTCTCAGTAAGGCTTTACACGACTGTCAACGGGAAATAGAACACCTGAGGGCAAAACTAGAGAAAAAGCTGTCGTATGGCAgaatcaaggccaaggtggCTGCTTTGGCTTGGCCGTTGTCGGAATCCGAGTTGCTGGACAAAGTAAATATGCTGCATCGCTACAATAGTATTTTCTCATCTGCCTTGCAAGCTGATAATTT AACAGTGGCAGTCGCGACGAACAAAGAGCTGCGAGACATTAGGCAGA GTACCGaagtaaaagaaataatTGCCTGGTATAAGTCCGATGCCGCAATTGAGGCTTCAACCTCTCACCTGGACGATTACTGTCCCTCTACATGGCAGACGTTTCTATCGGGCTCTTTCTATCAATCATGGCGGAGTGGCTCAACACCCGTCGTTTGGGGATATGGACAAC CTGGTGCTGGGAAGACAGTATTGGC GCAACTCGAGGATACTAACTCCATTCATAACAGCGCCCTCGTTCTTCGACATGTCAAGTCTGAAAACTTCCTCGGTGCAACCATTGCCTCACAGTttttcagcagcagcaggccCAAGGAAACTGTAAGCAATTTCCTACGAAGCCTGATCGCCAAAGCGCTCCGTGGCTGCCCTGTCATCCCCCAAGAAGCATCGGCCTTGTACGAAAAAGGTTCCCAAAATTTAATGATGACCGATCTGACGAATGTCCTTGGGGCGATTGCCAAGTCAGTGACGACGTGTATCATTCTTGATGCACTTGACGAATGCCCCTTTCTTCCCAAGCTTTTCAACATCCTGTCGACATTGCAGGATCTGGGAGTGCGAATATTTGCAGCAGCTCGGGATCTGCCAAAGATTAGGAAGCATTTCGAGAAGAGGCCAAGGGTAGAAATTTCTGCCACTAGACATGACTTGGATTTCTACGTCAACTACCGATTGGAGCATGGAGAAGTTGACGTTGAGTCAATTGGACCAGAACTGAAGTCGGCTATCGTGACTGCAATTGTGAAAAGGGCGGCGGGGTC GTTCCTACTTGCTCGGCTCATCATGGATCACATCTCCAGCCTGCTCACAATCAAGGAAATACGAAAAGCTCTGATCTCGTTGCCCGCTAATTATGACGAGGCGTACCTAAGCACGTTTGACCGTATAGTCAAGCAAACCCCTAGCCTGAGGGGCCTGGCTTTGAAGTCATTGAACTTCATCTCTTACGTCAAAGAGCCTTTGCGAATGGTCGAGCTGCAGCACGCCCTCATTGCGGAAGAAGGCATGGCTGAAGTTGACCCCGAGGATCTTCAGCCCGCCAAAGctatcatctcatcatgtcttggACTGCTTGTGGTTTCAGGACCGGAGAAAATCGTCCAGCTTGTACACTCGACTGCGCAAAGCTTCCTACAGAGTCGACCTGAAGGGATGGATAAGCGGCCCCATCTGACGATTGTTCGCAGTTGCATCTCGTACATGTCAACAAATGAGATGCGCCAGGGCTGTA TTGAGATTCTTCTCAGATCAGGAGCCAGTCCCGATCTTCCGGATCTTGCAGGATGGACGCCAACATTCTGGGCAGCCTTCAAGGGCCAAACGGATATTATTGAAATGCTCTGGCGCTATGACAAAGCTCCATTCCGATGCGATAATAAAGGGCTCACTCCACTTCACTGGGCAGTATCTGCGGGCCAGTCCGAAATTGTCAAGCGGCTTTTAAATCTCAAGACACGTTTTAAACGGTATGAAAGGTCACCAGTACTTTCACTGCCGTCACTCGACGAGTTGACAGTGGAGAGAGCTCGCGCCATGACAACCAGGGCAAACGAGAGTCCTTTCAAGTTGTACTCGGACGGAACAGATATAGAAATGttttcttccatcttcagcgCTCTAAAGCAGAGTTTTCGTGAGAGAGAAGACAAACCTCCAGAAAGGAATGAAGGCTATTATACATTTGATCCGTTCCTTTATGGACCCTTTGGACAGAGCCTTAAAGCTGATCAcggaagaagagcgaggcCGGACCGTGACTACCAGTGGGGGAAACCAGATGTAGGATTTCTTGAGTTTGTGGATAAGCTGCTGATTCATGCTGTGCGGTCGCAGGACTTGCCTATCATCAAACTGGCGTTTGATCTCAAGCTTGTGAAAGCGTCTGGGATAGATagccttgctcttcttcacGAAGCGGCAGCAACTGGATGGGTCGAGGGAATGGCTGCCTTGATCGGCCTAGGGGCAGATGTCAACAATGCGGAGAGAAGTTATAAGCAAACACCTCTACACAGAGCTTGTCAAAACCAACGTGAAGAAGCAGTCAAACTGCTCCTTGGCATCGACAAGATTGATATCAATGCTCAAGCCAGAAATGG AGGAGCTTCAATCTCTATTCAAGATGCAGAAGGCAATTGGCTTATGCATTACGCCTTACGGACCTGCAATGGTACAACCGTGCAAATGTTATGCACTACCGGACTAAGCATAGAATCTCCAAACAAAAAAGGCCAATTACCGTTGCACTGGATGGCCCAATGGAAGTACTTTGACTTTCGGAAGGATGTCACACCTGATCAAGTCCAAGCTGTGAGGGAAAAGCGAACGGATTGCATGAAGCTCGTCTTTCAGCTCTCAAGTCCTAGCTTCCTGGATTCTATGTGTGATTGGGAAGATGGAGCAACGGCTTGTAGGCAAACGCCTTTATCATTGGCTTTGAAAAGTCACAATTGGGATCTTGTAGCCGAGTTGTTGAAACACATCAAGCAGCCTGCGAATATGAGTTCCTTGCTGG ATCCATATCATAACAGTTTACACGAACTATGTAGGGTGTCGGAGAGACTTCCCTCGGTCTCAACCCCTGGAAGCCGTGATCGAACGATGGTATATTATGAGCTACAACCACTTCCCTTTGATGATTGGACGCGCACACTTCAATTGCTTCTCGATGCCGGAGTTAATATCAATACAGTTGATTGGAAAGGGAACACGCCCCTGCAGCTTTGCGTACAGAGAGCTGCTAGCATCCCTGTTATTGACACAATGCTCAAACTAGGAGCCAGTCTGTACGAGGCAGGGAAAGATGGGTTAGATTGCTTCCAGCTTGCACTTCTATATTCCGATGAAGTAGGTAGTTGGGACATAATGGGCTGTCTTCGAACCTACGCCAACACTCATCCTGATCCAATACACTATTTCTGCCAGGGAGGCTTTCTCATCGCTGCCGATACTCCCATAGACAATGAAGAAACTCGCTACCTCCAGGTCCTCCGCCAGACCGGTGCTATCAACTGTGAGACGCGGTCGGGTCGTACCCTCATCTACGAAGCCGCCAGTCGAGGAAACACACGCTTGGTACAAAGGTTGCTGGAACATGATGCGTATCCGCATTATACAGATGACTTTGGTAGTTCCGCACTGCATGCAGCGGCCAAGCAGCAAGCTCCGACAACGGTAGCCGTCCTCCTACAGGCTGGAGCAGATGTCCATCACGCTTCTGTGGACGAGTGTGGCTCAACTCTTACGGGTACCCCCCTGCATGTTTGTCTCGAGGCCTGCAATGGCGCCAAAATCAAGAGCGAAGCAGTTGAAACAGTTCGTATCTTGCTGAGCTATGGCGCTGACCCAAATTATGCCGTGGTCAGGGACGATCATACAGAGACATGCCTCTCACTCTGTCTCAAGGCACTGTGCCGCTCAATATACTATCCCAAGCTCGACGCAATACAGTCTGAAGGTTCAGATGACCCGGTACTAGAGGTACTGAAACTACTGGTTGATGCGGGAGCACGAGTCGCTGAGAGCGCGGATGATATCATAGTTGGTACTGTTGCGAAAATGGAGGGTCACGAATCTCTGTGGGAGACAATGAGATCGCAATTAATGCCGCATAGGCTATCAAGTCTAGGGGCTGAGTGA
- a CDS encoding related to mannosyltransferase yields MAHQYVLPVVFLRPSRRIRLLAFLSFFVTATWTFITRSSIVYSQERDIAKEYPLVYRHIHSFNGTGGAWYIPPYWADTEQPQNILDAARIVSQSALSNRERRILFSNIPLIVHQTWKTTAADNWNPRILPWVELWLENSIYADRGPSMAYLFWDDTGMRALVEEFENDFLERYDSLLTPVERSDVFRILVCKHFGGIYGDLDTELIRHPAAWISGSDMASWTDPKTGKAYGYYNTSVTPDYETPVVNLLWGLEADNDPESDAYWRQSYTYPQQLSQWAFAAAPEHPVFERYMENLRYYTIDNETAVQNSDPLKRTGPAAVTLATKSWLEGQVGFRWTSLTGVKDGGKSKLVEDILILPITGFHPSHGSRNDVMGRRPMTDPAARLCHHGTGLWKHFNFVGEYGKCQLAETQRVPPFGGSDPHDPVLKEEDEDFR; encoded by the exons ATGGCGCACCAATATGTTCTACCTGTTGTATTCCTCCGCCCATCCCGTCGTATACGGCTTTTGGCCTTTCTATCATTTTTTGTCACAGCAACGTGGACCTTCATAACAAGGTCGTCGATAGTCTACTCCCAGGAAAGGGATATCGCGAAGGAATACCCACTAGTTTATAGGCATATCCATTCGTTCAATGGCACTGGAGGTG CATGGTATATTCCTCCATATTGGGCTGATACTGAACAACCGCAAAATATTCTCGACGCTGCTCGTATAGTCTCACAGAGCGCTCTATCTaatagagagagaagaatACTTTTCTCTAATATCCCACTAATTGTGCATCAAACTTGGAAAACAACAGCGGCCGATAATTGGAATCCCAGAATACTACCTTGGGTTGAATTGTGGCTGGAGAACTCCATTTATGCTGACCGCGGACCGTCGATGGCATACTTATTTTGGGATGATACAGGGATGCGTGCGTTAGTGGAAGAATTCGAGAATGACTTCCTTGAGCGTTATGACTCCCTCCTGACACCAGTTGAACGGAGCGATGTGTTTCGCATTTTAGTATGCAAGCATTTTGGCGGAATA TATGGGGATCTCGATACTGAGCTCATACGGCATCCAGCTGCCTGGATAAGCGGATCTGATATGGCTTCCTGGACAGACCCGAAAACAGGAAAGGCTTATGGCTATTATAACACTTCGGTAACACCAGACTATGAAACGCCAGTAGTGAACCTTCTTTGGGGTTTAGAAGCCGATAATGACCCAGAGTCCGATGCATACTGGCGCCAAAGCTATACATATCCCCAACAACTATCGCAATGGGCATTCGCTGCCGCCCCTGAACACCCAGTATTCGAACGATATATGGAAAATCTACGATATTATACCATAGACAACGAAACAGCGGTTCAGAATAGTGACCCACTCAAGAGGACTGGCCCTGCGGCTGTTACTCTCGCAACCAAATCTTGGCTAGAGGGCCAGGTGGGCTTTCGGTGGACCAGCTTGACAGGTGTCAAGGATGGGGGTAAATCTAAGTTGGTTGAAGACATACTCATTCTTCCTATCACCGGCTTTCA TCCGAGTCACGGAAGCCGTAATGATGTTATGGGCAGAAGGCCGATGACAGACCCCGCGGCGAGATTATGCCATCATGGCACAGGATTGTGGAAGCATTTTAATTTCGTGGGAGAGTACGGAAAG TGTCAGCTAGCAGAAACACAAAGGGTTCCACCATTTGGGGGCTCTGATCCTCACGATCCTGTTTtaaaagaagaggatgaagatttCAGATAA
- a CDS encoding related to tol protein: MEENDSNTGLVLAETSKETHQDRLELLLAENPHKSFAVALFLVQLRLALQTDRTDSSSIDDVWIVQDPNERLLSRTGGSYWQSQDLCTQCQSIDLTQICSEGSLYGNGGNDVSLHTLETSTCPSCRFLTSQLHRRDKAVRSGDPIIIQLNRSILNGIDHVVIQHNNKLEYILQITDENLLQKPGRIGQYRQIDPRQVDYNMIRSWIAHCYRTHGKLCQMLTANPLRIPKFRLLDCKTLAVVELAEFVDYVALSYVWGSSSKLPGGDQGVLSKAVVRDAMHVTIQLGFRYIWVDQLCIDQTNAQDMSCQLGQMNTIYNQASITIIAAAGESSSYGLPGVGQRSRTIPNNFTLNGTTWRYKPMSFKSHVGASKWSTRGWTYQEAVFSRRCVIFADDQVFYQCGCMTCAEELIQDFAICERTVFPIFERILYKDSDIGTYLPRSWRFMTNLEAYSKRELTYDSDVLRAMEGVFGFYAQLEPSVEQYWGLPLRWAGCQLSNLDEKNVYHVAKSKHNDVMGAILWAMLWEPAWSEYHILKTGFVRRDGFPTWSWSGWKAGVRWNFLENVEHLEKSFTAPLFVETTAGGLVELNDALARPLTSGQSYASLGLTYILRITTKVFDVPFIERAPYKPTTSWAKSDSFPARRKGQHWVTKEDHSFEGKWTHFVVQKNIETSERGLVWSLDLTHGGAATSSDLVPDIDTNVNPMTLRCIVISYDYGMIVQCSSGISKRVGLLRFEGEFFENGRINTDEYGHHDDSVKWPWTDSVQSKDLRDHFPGVERTASEELLACATPVAMAFN; the protein is encoded by the exons ATGGAAGAGAATGACTCCAATACTGGTTTGGTTCTAGCTGAAACGAGCAAAGAAACACACCAAGATCGTTTAGAATTGCTACTGGCTGAGAATCCACATAAG AGTTTCGCTGTTGCACTGTTTTTGGTCCAACTACGCCTCGCGCTTCAAACCGACAGGAC TGATTCGAGTAGTATTGATGACGTATGGATAGTTCAGGACCCTAATGAACGATTATTGTCTCGAACAGGTGGCTCCTACTGGCAAAGTCAAGATCTTTGTACACAATGTCAATCCATCGATCTGACCCAGATATGTTCGGAGGGCAGTCTTTACGGAAATGGCGGGAATGACGTCTCGCTACATACCCTCGAGACTTCAACATGTCCTTCATGTCGTTTCCTCACCTCACAGTTGCACCGCAGGGATAAAGCTGTCAGATCGGGGGACCCGATAATAATACAGCTGAACAGGTCCATTTTGAATGGAATCGATCACGTTGTTATACagcacaacaacaaactgGAGTACATCCTACAGATCACTGATGAGAACCTGCTTCAAAAGCCAGGTAGAATTGGGCAGTATCGGCAAATAGATCCGAGACAGGTTGATTATAACATGATCAGGAGCTGGATCGCCCATTGTTACCGCACTCATGGTAAATTATGCCAAATGCTTACAGCAAATCCACTGCGGATACCAAAGTTCAGACTACTGGACTGCAAAACCTTGGCTGTGGTGGAACTGGCAGAGTTTGTTGACTATGTTGCACTCAGCTACGTATGGGGTTCTTCGTCTAAGCTACCAGGGGGCGATCAAGGCGTCCTGTCTAAAGCTGTGGTTAGAGACGCCATGCACGTTACAATCCAACTCGGATTTCGATATATATGGGTTGATCAACTGTGTATCGACCAGACAAACGCTCAAGACATGAGCTGTCAGTTGGGTCAGATGAATACTATCT ATAACCAAGCAAGTATCACCATAATAGCTGCTGCCGGGGAGAGTTCATCGTATGGTTTACCTGGTGTCGGGCAACGTTCTCGTACGATTCCAAATAACTTCACCCTCAACGGAACGACATGGAGATACAAGCCCATGTCGTTCAAAAGTCACGTGGGCGCTTCAAAATGGTCAACAAGGGGGTGGACGTACCAAGAAGCAGTCTTCTCACGCAGGTGCGTCATCTTTGCTGATGACCAGGTCTTCTACCAATGTGGATGCATGACTTGCGCCGAGGAATTGATACAAGACTTTGCAATTTGCGAACGTACAGTTTTCCCCATATTTGAGCGGATCTTATACAAAGACTCAGACATAGGCACATATTTACCAAGGAGTTGGAGGTTCATGACAAACTTGGAGGCATACTCCAAGCGTGAACTTACATACGACTCCGACGTGTTGAGGGCAATGGAGGGTGTTTTTGGCTTCTATGCCCAATTAGAACCATCAGTAGAACAATACTGGGGTCTACCACTACGATGGGCTGGCTGTCAACTTTCCAACCTGGATGAGAAAAATGTTTACCATGTTGCAAAATCGAAGCATAATGATGTCATGGGTGCTATTCTTTGGGCAATGCTATGGGAGCCAGCGTGGAGTGAATACCACATTCTAAAGACTGGGTTTGTCAGGAGGGATGGTTTTCCGACATGGTCATGGTCCGGCTGGAAGGCCGGAGTAAGATGGAACTTCTTGGAGAATGTCGAACATCTGGAAAAGAGCTTTACAGCGCCCCTATTTGTGGAAACAACAGCAGGAGGCCTTGTGGAACTAAATGACGCGCTTGCACGGCCGCTCACTTCCGGTCAATCCTACGCGAGTTTGGGATTGACCTATATCTTGAGAATAACGACCAAGGTTTTCGATGTCCCTTTTATAGAACGCGCGCCCTATAAGCCCACGACGAGCTGGGCAAAGAGCGACTCGTTTCCTGCCAGACGCAAAGGCCAGCACTGGGTCACCAAAGAGGATCACTCCTTCGAAGGGAAGTGGACTCATTTTGTTGTTCAAAAGAACATCGAGACTTCTGAGAGAGGGCTGGTCTGGTCCTTGGATCTCACACATGGCGGTGCAGCCACTAGCTCTGACCTTGTCCCCGATATCGACACCAACGTTAATCCCATGACACTCCGATGTATAGTCATCAGTTACGACTACGGGATGATTGTACAGTGTAGCAGTGGCATCTCTAAGCGAGTCGGGTTGTTGCGCTTTGAAGGAGAGTTCTTCGAGAATGGTCGAATAAATACTGACGAATACGGCCACCACGATGATAGCGTGAAATGGCCATGGACTGACTCTGTGCAGAGCAAAGATCTTAGAGACCACTTTCCAGGTGTTGAGCGGACT GCTAGTGAGGAGTTGCTGGCGTGCGCAACCCCTGTGGCAATGGCATTCAACTGA
- a CDS encoding related to nitrogen metabolic regulation protein nmr produces MSKILTVFGATGNQGGSVVRAILNDPALSKEFKIRGITRDVSKPAAQALASKGVEVVAADMNTAEQVAPAVKDAHTVFLVTNYWETNSGNGEIAQGKAVADACKTAGVKQLIFSSLLDTKKISNGRLTHIKHFEGKAEIEEYIRQINVPATFVLPGFFASNLFTSIRKNEDGSYGWALPADGDKAKVPLFDVNADMGKFVKAAIKNFPGTINKRIFAATDYYSPNRIISEFSQVIGKPATFNQVPADVFESFLPAPIAKELTENMMLLEDPGYYGDADLKESLDLLDEKPVTWKEFVEQNRAKWE; encoded by the exons ATGTCCAAGATTCTCACCGTTTTCGGCGCCACTGGCAACCAGGGCGGCTCTGTCGTCCGCGCCATTCTCAACGACCCCGCTCTCTCCAAAGAGTTCAAGATCCGTGGCATCACCCGCGATGTCTCCAAGCCCGCCGCCCAAGCTCTCGCCTCAAAGGGCGTAGAGGTCGTTGCT GCCGACATGAACACCGCTGAGCAAGTCGCTCCCGCTGTCAAGGACGCTCACactgtcttcctcgtcacaAACTACTGGGAGACAAACAGCGGCAACGGCGAGATCGCTCAGGGAAAGGCTGTGGCCGACGCGTGCAAGACTGCTGGTGTGAAGCAGCTCATTTTCTCGTCTCTTCTTGACACTAAGAAAATCAGCAACGGTCGCTTGACTCACATCAAGCATTTTGAGGGCAaggctgagattgaggagtACATCCGACAGATCAACGTCCCCGCAACCTTTGTTCTTCCTGGTTTCTTTGCTTCCAACCTCTTCACTTCGATCCGCAAGAATGAAGACGGTAGCTACGGCTGGGCCCTCCCTGCCGACggcgacaaggccaaggttcCTCTCTTTGACGTCAACGCCGACATGG GCAAGTTTGTCAAGGCCGCCATCAAGAACTTCCCTGGAACCATCAACAAGCGCATTTTCGCTGCCACCGACTACTACTCCCCCAACAGAATCATCTCCGAATTTAGCCAAGTCATTGGAAAGCCAGCCACCTTCAACCAAGTTCCCGCCGATGTCTTTGAGTCTTTCCTCCCTGCTCCTATTGCAAAGGAACTGACTGAGAACATGATGCTCTTGGAAGACCCTGGATACTACGGCGATGCTGATCTCAAAGAGAGCCTGGATCTCCTGGATGAGAAGCCCGTCACTTGGAAGGAGTTTGTTGAGCAGAACAGGGCCAAGTGggaataa